TGCTAAGCGGTGACTTGGCGGTGGTGGCACAGCGTGTGGCCGATCAGCTGGGTGGGATGGATGTGATTGCCGAAGTCCTGCCGGATGATAAAAACCAGGTCATTGCCCAGCTTCAGCAGAAAGGTTCTACTGTCGCCATGGTCGGTGACGGCGTTAACGACGCCCCGGCCTTGGTTCGTGCCGATGTCGGTATTGCACTTGGCTCAGGTACCGATGTATCGATGGAAAGCGCCGATATCGTTTTGATGAATAACGAGATACTGTCGGTCGACACCGCGGTAGCCTTGTCGGCGAAAACATTGAAAACCATCAAGCAGAATATCGCCAGTTCGATTGCTTATAATATCATTATGGTTCCGCTTGCGGTCACCGGTATGCTGACACCGCTGATTGCCGCAATTACCATGCCGTTAAGCAGCTTGGTGGTAATCGGCAACGCCGCGCGTATTCGTAGCTTTTTTAGTCCGACGGCGATTAAGGCACGCCAACAAACAATAAACCGCTAGATGGTGTTGGTTAGTAAAATAGACGGAAAACTACTCAGGGGCACTTTATGGACGTAATTTATGGCTTAATACCGATGGTTTTGATTGCTGGGCTATTGGTTGTGGTGGCATTTATCTGGATGGCAAAAAACGGTCATTTCGATGATATGGATGGTCAGGCCAACCGTATCCTGATGGATGAGGAGTTTGAAGAGGACAAGCCTAGCCAGGATGTCGCTAAAGAGCAGGCAGATATTGAAGCGGATACGCCAATAGAGAAGGACAAAACTAAATCCTGATGAGTGAAAAATTCATATAAATAAAAAAGCCGGTTTAAAACCGGCTTTTTTGTGTATGGCTGAAAATTCTACGCCGGGCTCTGTACGTACTGCAGAGCTTCTGGGCCTTCAGGGTCGATAATCATCTCCAGTCCAAGTTTGTTGAAGAACCAATGTTCCAGACCATCATCCTGTTTGATCTTGCGGTCAGGTTCACCAAAGCGTTTGCTGATGGAAACCTGATCGAGGTTTTTTCGCGGCACTAGAGTGACGCTGTGGATGGTGCTGTTAAGGAAGCTTTTGACCTCTTCACTGTAAAGTTCCACTTCACGCGCGCCAGAGCTGGTCAACTGGGTCTTTTTACCCTTGCTGTAGGCTTGTTCGATGTGTTCGACACTAGCGTTCAAACGCAATGCCAGCCCTGCCTTGATTGAACCGATATACATCACCGGAAAGAACGCCTCGACACTTTTGTTGCTTTCATCGGCTTCAGAAAACAGTTTGACCTCGACGTCCTTGCCATATAGGTCAACCGCATCCTGTAGAGTAGATTTACCGATTTGCAGACCTAGGGCATGCAATTGTCCACTATCGTCATAATAGGCATTCCATGGCAATGTCTTTTGATCAAGTGGTGCTCTTTCAGGTTGAAGCCATAACATAAAGGCCAATATCGGCATGCTGCCGAGCAATAAAATCCAAAACATCGGCAGTGATTTACGTGTTTTGTTGGCAGTCATTAAGATTCACCTGTTGGGTTTTCTGGCAGTTCGGCATTGGCGGAGTCATCACGTGGGATGAACTTCGCCACATTCGGGTTGGAGATGCCGTTACCCGCATCATAGACGGCAATCCCGGTTTGCATAAAGGTAATCAGTACAGCGACAAAAATCACCACTGCGGCAAAACGCAAGGTGATGATCTCGCCTAGCGCTGTTTGGGTACCTTCGGTTGAGAAGTCATTCATGCTCAAACCGCCGGGGAAGAGGGTATTGAAAAGGAAATAGAGGCCTACCATCGCCAAAGCAACCGCATAACTGAACAGTAAGACGCGTCCGCGGCGCCAGGCCATAAACCAGTGGGACGCTACAAACCAGCTATCCTCCTTAACGGAACGCTGTTGGCGCTTGAACAAATAGAAAATAACGGTACTGGAAATAAGCGGAACCAACAGCAGTTGCCAGGTCTGCCCAATTTCCAGCACGATCATGGAAATAAACAGGTGAGTGATAATCACGTTGATATTGAATAGATGGTGAGGTATTTTCGCTTGACGCTTCTCGTCCTCAGTCACTTGGTATTGCATCGCGTTTCCTATTGGCTTGTTTTGCCTAAAAAGGCGTGAATCTCATGTTCGACCAGCACCGCTTCTTGTGCCAGTTTTTCAATGGCGCTAGCTAAGGCGCAGCTTTGTTGATTTTTTGCCTGCTGTTCCAGTTGCTGGCAAAAATCGGCCAGATCCGCAGCGCCGATATTGCCTGCGCTCCCCTTTAGGGTATGGGCGGCATGCTGCAAATTGTCGAAATCCAGTGCATCCAGACTGTTTTGGATTTGTTGCAGATAAAGCGGTGTACTATCAAGATAGATTTGCAGCAATTCGTTAATTTGCTCACCAATCACGGCTTGAAGAGCGTTTAAATTGTCGGTGTCTAAATGCATGGTGCCAATCCCGGCAGGTGTCGTACTTATAAATCAATTTGCC
Above is a window of Thiomicrorhabdus sediminis DNA encoding:
- the ccoS gene encoding cbb3-type cytochrome oxidase assembly protein CcoS, whose protein sequence is MDVIYGLIPMVLIAGLLVVVAFIWMAKNGHFDDMDGQANRILMDEEFEEDKPSQDVAKEQADIEADTPIEKDKTKS
- a CDS encoding Hpt domain-containing protein; the protein is MHLDTDNLNALQAVIGEQINELLQIYLDSTPLYLQQIQNSLDALDFDNLQHAAHTLKGSAGNIGAADLADFCQQLEQQAKNQQSCALASAIEKLAQEAVLVEHEIHAFLGKTSQ